A single genomic interval of Myxocyprinus asiaticus isolate MX2 ecotype Aquarium Trade chromosome 19, UBuf_Myxa_2, whole genome shotgun sequence harbors:
- the LOC127410276 gene encoding leucine-rich repeat and fibronectin type-III domain-containing protein 2-like isoform X2, producing the protein MDHMLCQLLVLGMAVMMVHACPKYCVCQNLSESLGTLCPAKGLLFVPPDIDRSTVELRLGGNYILRIAQQDFANMTDLVDLTLSRNTISYIQPLSFGDLETLRSLHMDNNRLMELGPDDLRGLISLQHLILNNNQLGRISERAFEDLAASLEDLDLSYNNLQALPWHSVRQMINLHQLNLDHNLLDYIPEGTFVKLEKLACLDLTSNRLQKLPPDSIFARAQDSEVMTTPFSPQLSLSMGGNPLHCNCELLWFRSLERNDDLETCASPPGLKGRYFWNVREDKFLCEQPLIIQHTHRMLVLEGQTASLRCEAIGDPLPTIHWVAPDDRLLGNSSRTVVYHNGTLEILITTSKDYGTFNCIAANLAGESTASVELSIIQLPHISNGTGQASQPKSRLSDITGTSKTSKATPNSQSEKAVSVSEVTAMSALIRWSVSKTAPKVKMYQLQYNCSDDEVLIYRWCRQHSS; encoded by the coding sequence ATGGACCACATGCTCTGTCAGCTGCTGGTCCTGGGTATGGCTGTGATGATGGTCCATGCGTGCCCCAAGTATTGTGTCTGCCAGAACTTGTCTGAGTCGCTGGGGACCCTGTGCCCAGCTAAAGGCCTGCTCTTTGTGCCTCCAGATATAGATCGCAGCACCGTGGAGCTCCGGTTAGGGGGAAACTACATCCTTCGAATTGCACAGCAGGACTTTGCAAACATGACAGACTTGGTGGACCTTACGCTTTCCCGCAACACGATAAGCTACATCCAGCCCCTCTCCTTCGGTGACCTGGAGACCCTCCGTTCTCTCCATATGGACAACAACCGTTTAATGGAATTAGGCCCAGATGACCTGCGAGGGCTGATCAGCCTGCAGCATCTCATCCTTAATAACAACCAGCTGGGTCGCATCTCTGAGAGGGCATTTGAAGACCTCGCAGCATCACTTGAAGATCTGGACTTGTCTTACAACAACCTGCAAGCTCTGCCCTGGCATTCAGTCCGACAGATGATCAACCTGCACCAATTAAATCTGGACCACAATTTGTTGGACTACATTCCTGAGGGGACCTTTGTGAAATTGGAGAAACTGGCCTGCTTGGATCTCACCTCTAACCGGCTCCAGAAACTTCCACCAGATTCCATCTTTGCCAGAGCACAAGATTCCGAAGTGATGACCACACCTTTCTCACCTCAGCTTTCACTAAGCATGGGAGGGAACCCACTTCACTGCAATTGTGAATTGCTTTGGTTTCGCAGCCTGGAGCGAAACGACGACCTGGAAACTTGTGCCTCCCCACCTGGCTTGAAGGGGCGCTACTTCTGGAATGTTCGGGAGGACAAGTTTTTGTGTGAGCAGCCGTTGATTATTCAACACACCCACAGGATGCTGGTTCTGGAGGGCCAGACTGCCAGTCTACGGTGCGAAGCCATCGGAGATCCCCTTCCAACCATACATTGGGTCGCCCCTGACGATCGATTACTGGGCAACTCTTCACGCACAGTGGTGTACCACAACGGTACCCTGGAGATCCTGATCACCACATCGAAAGACTATGGGACCTTCAACTGCATTGCAGCCAACCTGGCTGGTGAATCGACTGCTTCAGTGGAATTGTCAATTATTCAGCTACCCCACATAAGCAATGGGACAGGCCAGGCATCACAACCCAAGTCCCGCCTGTCAGACATTACGGGCACATCCAAGACCAGTAAAGCCACTCCCAATAGTCAGTCAGAGAAAGCAGTGTCTGTTTCAGAGGTGACTGCCATGTCTGCCCTGATCAGGTGGTCTGTCAGCAAGACAGCCCCCAAAGTGAAAATGTACCAGCTCCAGTACAACTGCTCAGATGATGAGGTCCTCATCTACAG